The Streptomyces sp. CC0208 genome window below encodes:
- a CDS encoding DNA-3-methyladenine glycosylase yields the protein MAGRFTPRPTRTTVRGGEVVVPAARREAARVAAPLVRRWTPGWPVDLGLVLGALRRGPADPTFRALPDGSVWRASLTPAGPGTLRVCVYGGEVRGEAWGPGGEWLLSQLPQLLGAADDPAAFVPRHRVVAHSWHRRPGLRLTRTGLVLESLIPSVLEQKVTTDEAYRAWRLLVRKFGEPAPGPAAGGRLWVMPAPRTWALIPSWEWHRAGVDNKRASTILRCVRVAARLEEAVGMSPSAAQARLEVVPGVGPWTSAEVVQRSHGAADAVTVGDLHLPGIVGFALAGDRDADDAVMLSLLEPYAGQRHRAARLILLSGCTPARRAPKMTRGDIGRL from the coding sequence GTGGCAGGACGTTTCACTCCGCGACCCACCCGTACGACCGTGCGCGGCGGGGAGGTCGTCGTGCCCGCCGCACGGCGGGAAGCGGCGCGGGTGGCGGCCCCGCTGGTGCGGAGGTGGACGCCGGGGTGGCCCGTCGATCTCGGGCTGGTGCTCGGCGCACTGCGGCGGGGGCCCGCGGATCCCACCTTCCGGGCTCTTCCGGACGGGTCCGTGTGGCGGGCCAGTCTCACCCCGGCCGGGCCGGGGACGCTGCGGGTGTGCGTGTACGGCGGTGAGGTGCGCGGCGAGGCGTGGGGGCCGGGGGGTGAGTGGCTGCTCTCGCAGTTGCCGCAGCTGCTCGGGGCCGCGGACGATCCCGCTGCCTTCGTGCCCCGGCACCGGGTCGTGGCGCACTCCTGGCATCGGCGGCCGGGGTTGCGGCTGACGCGGACCGGGCTGGTGCTGGAGTCGTTGATCCCTTCCGTGCTGGAGCAGAAGGTCACGACCGATGAGGCGTATCGGGCGTGGCGGTTGCTGGTGCGGAAGTTCGGGGAGCCGGCGCCCGGGCCCGCGGCGGGTGGACGGCTGTGGGTGATGCCGGCGCCGCGGACGTGGGCGTTGATTCCGTCGTGGGAGTGGCACCGGGCCGGGGTGGACAACAAGCGGGCCTCGACGATTTTGCGCTGTGTGCGGGTGGCCGCGCGGTTGGAGGAGGCGGTGGGGATGTCTCCTTCCGCTGCGCAGGCGCGGTTGGAGGTCGTGCCGGGAGTGGGGCCGTGGACCTCCGCGGAGGTGGTGCAGCGCAGTCATGGGGCGGCGGATGCGGTGACCGTGGGGGATCTGCATCTGCCGGGGATCGTGGGGTTCGCGCTCGCGGGGGATCGGGACGCGGATGACGCCGTGATGTTGTCGTTGCTGGAGCCGTATGCGGGGCAGCGGCATCGGGCGGCTCGGTTGATCTTGTTGAGCGGGTGTACGCCTGCCAGGCGGGCGCCGAAGATGACCCGGGGGGACATCGGGCGGTTGTGA
- a CDS encoding coenzyme F420-0:L-glutamate ligase has translation MSESATEADGYRVWAVPGLPEVQRGDDLAKMIAAAEPGLADGDVLLVTSKIVSKAEGRVVEADDREAAIDAETVRVVARRGPLRIVENRQGLVMAAAGVDASNTPSGTVLLLPEDPDASARAIRSGLRDALGVDVGVLVTDTFGRPWRAGLTDVAIGAAGVRVLDDLRGGTDAYGNPLSATVVATADELAAAGDLVKGKAAGLPVAVVRGLAHVVAGEHGQGARAMVRDARDDMFRLGTSEAVREAVAQRRTVRAFTDEPVDPGAVRRAVALAVTAPAPHHTTPWRFVLLESESARTGLLDAMRDAWIADLRRDGKSEESIAKRVRRGDVLRNAPYLVVPCLVMDGSHTYGDVRRDAAEREMFVVASGAGVQNFLVALAGERLGSAWVSSTMFCREVVREVLGLPEDWDPMGAVAVGHPAEEPRPRPERDAGSFIEVR, from the coding sequence GTGAGCGAAAGCGCTACCGAAGCCGACGGCTACCGGGTCTGGGCCGTTCCCGGTCTTCCCGAGGTGCAGCGGGGGGACGACCTGGCCAAGATGATCGCCGCCGCCGAGCCCGGGCTGGCCGACGGGGACGTCCTCCTCGTCACCTCGAAGATCGTGTCCAAGGCGGAGGGGCGGGTCGTCGAGGCGGACGACCGGGAGGCCGCGATCGACGCCGAGACCGTACGGGTCGTGGCGCGGCGCGGGCCGCTCCGGATCGTCGAGAACCGGCAGGGGCTCGTGATGGCCGCCGCCGGGGTGGACGCCTCCAACACCCCTTCGGGGACCGTGCTGTTGCTGCCCGAGGACCCAGACGCGTCCGCGCGGGCGATCCGGTCCGGGCTGCGGGACGCCCTCGGCGTCGACGTCGGGGTCCTCGTCACCGACACCTTCGGGCGGCCGTGGCGCGCCGGGCTCACCGATGTCGCGATCGGCGCCGCCGGAGTGCGGGTGCTGGACGATCTGCGGGGCGGGACGGACGCGTACGGCAATCCGCTGAGCGCGACCGTGGTGGCGACGGCCGACGAACTGGCCGCCGCCGGTGATCTCGTCAAGGGCAAGGCCGCCGGGCTGCCCGTCGCCGTCGTGCGCGGGCTGGCGCACGTCGTGGCCGGGGAGCACGGGCAGGGGGCGCGGGCCATGGTGCGTGACGCCCGCGACGACATGTTCCGGCTGGGGACCTCGGAGGCGGTGCGGGAAGCGGTCGCCCAGCGTCGCACCGTACGGGCCTTCACCGACGAGCCCGTCGACCCCGGGGCCGTGCGGCGGGCGGTGGCGCTCGCGGTCACCGCACCCGCGCCGCACCACACCACGCCGTGGCGGTTCGTGCTGCTGGAGTCCGAGAGCGCGCGGACCGGGTTGCTGGACGCCATGCGGGACGCCTGGATCGCCGACCTGCGGCGGGACGGGAAGTCCGAGGAGTCCATAGCCAAGCGGGTGCGGCGGGGCGACGTCCTGCGGAACGCCCCGTATCTCGTCGTGCCCTGTCTGGTGATGGACGGGTCGCACACGTACGGCGATGTGCGGCGGGACGCGGCCGAGCGGGAGATGTTCGTCGTCGCCTCGGGAGCCGGGGTGCAGAACTTCCTCGTCGCGCTGGCCGGGGAGCGGCTGGGGTCGGCGTGGGTGTCGTCCACGATGTTCTGCCGCGAGGTGGTGCGGGAGGTGCTGGGGCTGCCGGAGGACTGGGATCCGATGGGGGCCGTGGCGGTGGGACATCCGGCGGAGGAGCCCCGGCCCCGGCCGGAGCGGGACGCGGGGAGCTTCATCGAGGTGCGGTGA
- the cofD gene encoding 2-phospho-L-lactate transferase, which translates to MRIVVLAGGIGGARFLRGLKQAAPDADVTVIGNTGDDIHLFGLKVCPDLDTVMYTLGGGINEEQGWGRADETFHLKEELAAYGVGPEWFGLGDRDFATHIVRTQMIGAGYPLSAVTEALCDRWKPGVRLIPMTDDRVETHVAVEIDGERKAVHFQEYWVRLRASVPAHAVVPVGAEQAKPAPGVLEAIAEADVVLFPPSNPVVSVGTILAVPGIREAIAEAGVPVVGLSPIVGDAPVRGMADKVLAAVGVESTAAAVAEHYGSGLLDGWLVDTVDAGAVDRIESAGIRCRAVPLMMTDLDATARMARQALELAEEVRGA; encoded by the coding sequence ATGCGAATCGTGGTTCTGGCAGGCGGCATCGGCGGTGCCCGTTTCCTGCGTGGTCTGAAGCAGGCCGCGCCGGACGCGGACGTGACGGTCATCGGCAACACCGGGGACGACATCCACCTCTTCGGGCTGAAGGTCTGCCCGGACCTCGACACGGTGATGTACACGCTCGGCGGCGGCATCAACGAGGAGCAGGGCTGGGGGCGGGCCGACGAGACCTTCCACCTCAAGGAGGAGCTCGCCGCGTACGGCGTCGGGCCGGAGTGGTTCGGGCTCGGGGACCGGGACTTCGCCACGCACATCGTGCGGACGCAGATGATCGGTGCCGGATACCCCCTGAGCGCGGTGACCGAGGCGCTGTGCGACCGGTGGAAGCCGGGGGTGCGGCTGATCCCGATGACCGACGACCGGGTCGAGACGCATGTCGCGGTCGAGATCGACGGGGAGCGCAAGGCCGTCCACTTCCAGGAGTACTGGGTGCGGCTGCGGGCGTCCGTGCCGGCCCACGCGGTCGTGCCGGTGGGCGCTGAGCAGGCCAAGCCGGCGCCGGGGGTCCTGGAGGCGATCGCGGAGGCGGACGTGGTGCTGTTCCCGCCGTCCAACCCCGTCGTGTCCGTCGGCACCATCCTGGCCGTGCCCGGGATCCGCGAGGCGATCGCCGAGGCCGGGGTGCCGGTCGTGGGCCTGTCCCCCATCGTCGGGGACGCGCCCGTGCGCGGCATGGCCGACAAGGTCCTCGCGGCGGTCGGCGTCGAGTCCACGGCCGCGGCGGTCGCCGAGCACTACGGCTCGGGACTCCTTGACGGCTGGCTCGTCGACACCGTGGACGCGGGCGCGGTCGACCGGATCGAGTCGGCCGGCATCCGCTGCCGGGCCGTACCGCTGATGATGACCGACCTGGACGCGACCGCGCGGATGGCCCGTCAGGCGCTGGAGCTGGCGGAGGAGGTGCGCGGAGCGTGA
- a CDS encoding cysteine dioxygenase family protein: MNSDNDLQIAGDLLEVPHLLQAPREHPATVAEFAGLARSVAADRSQWAHLVQYDATSRWYHRLRTGPGYEVWLLSWVPGQGSGLHDHGRSSGVLTVLEGTLTERTERSTRALGAGSQRVFAPGYVHEVVNDALEPAVSLHVYYPGLTEMPMYTACTAPESYDEVDVVTA, translated from the coding sequence ATGAACAGCGACAACGACCTCCAGATCGCCGGCGACCTCCTCGAGGTCCCGCACCTCCTCCAGGCCCCCCGCGAGCACCCGGCCACCGTCGCCGAGTTCGCCGGACTGGCCCGCTCCGTCGCCGCCGACCGCTCGCAGTGGGCGCACCTCGTCCAGTACGACGCGACCAGCCGCTGGTACCACCGGCTGCGCACCGGACCCGGCTACGAGGTGTGGCTGCTGTCCTGGGTCCCCGGCCAGGGCAGCGGGCTGCACGACCACGGCCGTTCCTCCGGGGTCCTCACCGTCCTGGAGGGCACGCTGACCGAGCGGACCGAGCGGAGCACGCGCGCGCTGGGCGCGGGGTCGCAGCGGGTGTTCGCGCCGGGGTACGTCCACGAGGTCGTCAACGACGCTCTGGAGCCGGCGGTGAGCCTGCACGTCTACTACCCGGGCCTGACCGAGATGCCCATGTACACCGCCTGCACTGCTCCGGAGTCCTACGACGAGGTGGACGTCGTCACCGCGTGA
- a CDS encoding WhiB family transcriptional regulator yields MTELVQQLLVDDADEELGWQERALCAQTDPESFFPEKGGSTREAKKVCLSCEVRSECLEYALANDERFGIWGGLSERERRRLKKAAV; encoded by the coding sequence ATGACCGAGCTGGTGCAGCAACTGCTGGTCGACGACGCGGACGAGGAACTCGGCTGGCAGGAGCGCGCGCTGTGCGCCCAGACCGACCCCGAGTCCTTCTTTCCCGAGAAGGGCGGCTCCACCCGCGAGGCCAAGAAGGTCTGCCTGTCCTGCGAGGTCCGCTCCGAGTGCCTCGAGTACGCCCTCGCCAACGACGAGCGCTTCGGCATCTGGGGCGGCCTGTCGGAACGCGAACGCCGCAGGCTGAAGAAGGCCGCCGTCTGA
- a CDS encoding glycosyltransferase family 2 protein has protein sequence MSVHSHTAAQDHAATPEFPRHVVTAVLVSHDGARWLPDALAGLLGQERPVQFAVAADTGSADDSAQLVTDALGADRVLHLARRTGFGQAVEEANRTAPVLTPDELPYLKRPSGWDPVTRTWRDDAYDLPELPHGEPVQWLWLLHDDCAPEPDALAQLLRVVDNELELGRDDVAVVGPKLRGWYDKRQLLEVGVSIANSGRRWTGLDRREQDQGQHDHVRSVLSVSTAGMLIRRDLFEQLGGFDRRLPLMRDDVDLCWRAQAAGHRVLIAPEAVVRHAEAASRERRAVDCAGRTTASPHKVDKAGAAYTLLVNARTAALPWVLVRLVVGTLLRTVAYLVGKVPGQALDEIRGLLGTLLRPERIIAGRSKRGAPVVDKAELRQLFPPPGATVRATVEQVAGNLFGGSDAETSTAGRHGGGIESGPGGDDAEFLEIEQFARLKRIARKPGPVLFLALLLVALVACRNLLGGGALAGGALLPAPADASELWARYADAWHAVGAGGTPSAPPYLAIIAALSSVLFGSTGLALTVLLVCSVPLAGFTAYFASRPLVESRLLRAWAAVVYAFLPAATGALAGGRVGTAVLAVLLPLLARAGVAAAGLTNSTGARGSWRATWAFALLLTITTAFTPIIWPITLILGIALLVVRRTDITAYGLRFLAQFGVPLLVLAPWSLTLLPFGFFEQAGLEYGSSSASALDLLGASPGGPGTVDGLMLIGVVLAALAALLRTERQFGIWTAWAVALVGLVFAVLSNDSTWAGPATLVYGLALLAAAVLGADGARARVAEQSFGWRQPVAALIAFASAAGPLLVAAGWMIGGADGPLERRDPVQVPAFVAEESGTRDQARTLVLDSDSTAHVGYMLVRGSGARLGDAELAAADGENGKLDKVVANLVAGSGADQANQLGGFAVRYVLVHKGAPREVTRVLDATPGLTRLSQQDGSGLWRVDQEVARATIVTKSGPGTAQPVAAGPVDLHTTIPSGADGRILRLADTADEGWTATLDGKPLTATTVDGWAQGFELPASGGKLDVTFDDPFTHTLWLWIQGFLAVVLVVMALPGRRRDVDDDLPEEPAIPAEPVAGEGRRARRLRAQAEAEETPAPEDFPAPPQEAPAAVPQQQSYGDWDAPNYANAEYGTYTGDQYQNAQQYPAGGYDQQPYQADPYQGGQYDPYAYGGQNQQTSYDQTYGGQYEQQYDQGYDPAYDPAQQHPDPTGSERPDGSQQ, from the coding sequence ATGTCCGTGCACAGCCACACGGCAGCCCAAGACCACGCTGCCACTCCTGAGTTCCCGCGTCATGTGGTGACCGCGGTGCTCGTCTCCCACGACGGCGCCCGCTGGCTGCCCGACGCGCTCGCCGGGCTGCTCGGCCAGGAGCGTCCCGTGCAGTTCGCCGTGGCCGCCGACACCGGCAGCGCGGACGACTCCGCCCAGCTGGTCACCGACGCCCTCGGCGCCGACCGGGTCCTGCACCTCGCCCGGCGCACCGGCTTCGGCCAGGCCGTCGAGGAGGCGAACCGCACCGCCCCCGTCCTCACCCCGGACGAGCTGCCGTACCTGAAGCGCCCCAGCGGCTGGGACCCGGTCACGCGCACCTGGCGCGACGACGCCTACGACCTGCCGGAACTGCCGCACGGCGAGCCGGTCCAGTGGCTGTGGCTGCTGCACGACGACTGCGCCCCCGAGCCCGACGCCCTGGCCCAGCTGCTGCGCGTCGTGGACAACGAACTGGAGCTCGGCCGCGACGACGTCGCCGTCGTGGGCCCCAAGCTCCGCGGCTGGTACGACAAGCGGCAGCTCCTGGAGGTCGGCGTCTCCATCGCCAACTCCGGCCGCCGCTGGACGGGCCTGGACCGCCGCGAACAGGACCAGGGCCAGCACGACCACGTCCGGTCCGTGCTGTCGGTGTCCACCGCCGGCATGCTGATCCGCCGCGACCTCTTCGAGCAGCTCGGCGGCTTCGACCGGCGCCTGCCCCTCATGCGCGACGACGTCGACCTGTGCTGGCGCGCCCAGGCCGCCGGCCACCGCGTCCTCATCGCCCCCGAGGCCGTCGTACGCCATGCCGAGGCGGCCTCCCGCGAGCGCCGTGCCGTCGACTGCGCGGGGCGCACCACCGCCTCCCCGCACAAGGTCGACAAGGCCGGCGCCGCCTACACCCTGCTCGTCAACGCCCGTACGGCCGCGCTGCCCTGGGTGCTGGTGCGCCTGGTCGTCGGCACCCTGCTGCGGACCGTCGCCTACCTCGTCGGCAAGGTCCCCGGACAGGCCCTCGACGAGATCCGCGGTCTCCTCGGCACCCTGCTGCGGCCCGAGCGGATCATCGCCGGGCGCAGCAAGCGCGGCGCGCCCGTCGTCGACAAGGCCGAGCTCAGACAGCTGTTCCCGCCGCCCGGCGCGACCGTGCGGGCCACCGTGGAGCAGGTCGCGGGCAACCTCTTCGGCGGCTCCGACGCCGAGACCTCCACGGCCGGACGCCATGGCGGTGGCATCGAGTCCGGGCCCGGCGGCGACGACGCGGAGTTCCTGGAGATCGAGCAGTTCGCCCGCCTCAAGCGCATTGCCCGCAAGCCGGGTCCTGTGCTCTTCCTCGCGCTGCTGCTGGTCGCCCTGGTCGCCTGCCGCAACCTGCTGGGCGGCGGCGCGCTCGCGGGCGGCGCCCTGCTGCCCGCCCCGGCCGACGCGAGCGAGCTGTGGGCGCGCTACGCGGACGCGTGGCACGCGGTCGGCGCCGGTGGCACCCCGTCGGCGCCGCCCTACCTGGCGATCATCGCCGCGCTGTCCTCCGTGCTGTTCGGCTCGACCGGTCTCGCCCTCACCGTCCTGCTGGTCTGCTCGGTGCCGCTGGCCGGATTCACGGCCTACTTCGCCTCCCGACCGCTCGTCGAGTCCCGCCTCCTGCGCGCGTGGGCGGCCGTCGTCTACGCCTTCCTGCCCGCCGCCACCGGCGCCCTCGCCGGCGGCCGGGTCGGCACCGCCGTCCTCGCCGTCCTGCTGCCGCTCCTCGCGCGCGCGGGCGTTGCGGCGGCCGGGCTGACGAACAGCACGGGCGCGCGTGGCAGTTGGCGCGCCACCTGGGCGTTCGCCCTCCTGCTCACGATCACCACCGCGTTCACGCCGATCATCTGGCCGATCACGCTGATCCTCGGCATCGCCCTGCTGGTCGTGCGCCGCACCGACATCACCGCCTACGGCCTGCGCTTCCTGGCCCAGTTCGGCGTCCCCCTGCTGGTCCTCGCACCCTGGTCGCTGACGCTGCTCCCGTTCGGCTTCTTCGAGCAGGCGGGTCTCGAGTACGGCTCTTCGAGCGCCTCTGCCCTCGACCTGCTCGGCGCGAGCCCCGGCGGACCCGGCACCGTCGACGGTCTGATGCTCATCGGAGTGGTGCTCGCCGCGCTGGCCGCCCTGCTGCGCACCGAGCGGCAGTTCGGCATCTGGACGGCCTGGGCGGTGGCCCTGGTCGGCCTCGTCTTCGCGGTCCTGTCCAACGACTCGACCTGGGCGGGCCCCGCCACCCTCGTCTACGGTCTCGCCCTGCTGGCCGCGGCCGTGCTCGGCGCCGACGGGGCACGCGCGCGGGTGGCCGAGCAGAGCTTCGGCTGGCGCCAGCCGGTCGCCGCGCTGATCGCCTTCGCCTCCGCCGCGGGCCCGCTGCTCGTCGCCGCGGGCTGGATGATCGGCGGCGCCGACGGACCGCTGGAGCGCCGAGACCCCGTACAGGTGCCCGCGTTCGTCGCCGAGGAGAGCGGCACCCGCGACCAGGCCCGCACCCTCGTCCTCGACAGCGACTCCACCGCCCACGTCGGCTACATGCTGGTGCGCGGCTCCGGCGCCCGCCTCGGCGACGCCGAACTCGCCGCGGCCGACGGTGAGAACGGCAAGCTGGACAAGGTCGTCGCCAACCTCGTCGCCGGCTCCGGCGCCGACCAGGCCAACCAGCTCGGCGGTTTCGCCGTGCGGTACGTCCTCGTCCACAAGGGCGCGCCCCGCGAGGTCACACGCGTGCTGGACGCCACTCCCGGCCTGACCCGGCTCAGCCAGCAGGACGGCAGCGGACTGTGGCGGGTCGACCAGGAGGTCGCTCGCGCGACGATCGTCACGAAGTCCGGTCCGGGCACCGCGCAGCCGGTGGCCGCGGGCCCCGTCGACCTCCACACCACGATCCCGTCCGGCGCCGACGGCCGCATCCTGCGCCTCGCCGACACCGCCGACGAGGGCTGGACGGCCACCCTGGACGGCAAGCCGCTGACTGCCACCACGGTCGACGGCTGGGCCCAGGGCTTCGAACTGCCCGCCTCCGGCGGCAAGCTGGACGTCACCTTCGACGATCCCTTCACCCACACCCTCTGGCTGTGGATCCAGGGCTTCCTCGCCGTCGTCCTCGTGGTGATGGCCCTGCCCGGCCGCCGCCGCGACGTCGACGACGACCTCCCCGAGGAGCCGGCGATCCCGGCCGAGCCCGTGGCCGGCGAGGGCCGCCGCGCCCGCCGGCTGCGCGCCCAGGCCGAGGCCGAGGAGACGCCCGCCCCCGAGGACTTCCCGGCTCCTCCGCAGGAGGCCCCCGCCGCGGTCCCGCAGCAGCAGTCCTACGGCGACTGGGACGCCCCGAACTACGCGAACGCCGAGTACGGCACGTACACCGGCGACCAGTACCAGAACGCCCAGCAGTACCCGGCGGGCGGTTACGACCAGCAGCCGTACCAGGCGGACCCGTACCAGGGCGGCCAGTACGACCCGTACGCCTACGGCGGGCAGAACCAGCAGACGTCGTACGACCAGACGTACGGCGGCCAGTACGAGCAGCAGTACGACCAGGGCTACGATCCCGCGTACGACCCGGCGCAGCAGCACCCGGACCCCACCGGCAGTGAGCGCCCCGACGGGAGTCAGCAGTGA
- a CDS encoding DUF5719 family protein: MNRTTVSLIAGTAALAAVTGFATLSSPEAAPTARTAAELPVERTSLLCPSPSTSDIAETSYTSFTPVTKDAGSGGKAELQAAAEESDGKSKSKSKSKGKSQSKGKKADKPVLEPQEPGKPATGDTSGGDAPALVGTAEGKFAPGWTVQETTEVAAGSGRGLQGVNCSAPDTEFWFPGASTAADRTDYVHLTNPDDSAAVVDIELYGKDGALDSTLGEGITVAPHSSDPILLSTLTEEKQENLTVHVNVRSGRVGAAVQALDDKLGGDWLAASTDPSGSLVLPGIPKDATAVRLVAFAPGESDADLKVQLASPSGLITPAGNETLHVKAGMTASADLGDVTRGEAGSLVLTPTDTSVPVVAALRVVRGKGDDQETAFIPATRPVGTRATVADNSAKGTTLSLTAPTRGATVKVTASAGSEGGEAVSKTFTLKAGTTQNVEAPTPTGLKGTYALTVEHVSGGPVYGARTLAATEDGIPGFTIQTLPNDRGMVAVPDADEDLSVLQK, encoded by the coding sequence GTGAACCGCACCACCGTGTCCCTCATCGCCGGCACCGCCGCGCTCGCCGCCGTCACCGGGTTCGCCACGCTCAGCTCACCGGAGGCCGCCCCCACTGCCAGGACGGCCGCCGAGCTGCCCGTGGAGCGCACCAGCCTGCTGTGCCCCTCGCCCAGCACCTCCGACATAGCGGAGACGTCGTACACGTCCTTCACGCCCGTCACCAAGGACGCGGGCAGCGGCGGCAAGGCCGAACTCCAGGCGGCCGCCGAGGAGTCGGACGGCAAGAGCAAGAGCAAGAGCAAGAGCAAGGGCAAGAGCCAGAGCAAGGGGAAGAAGGCCGACAAGCCGGTCCTCGAACCCCAGGAGCCCGGCAAGCCCGCCACCGGTGACACCTCCGGCGGTGACGCGCCGGCCCTCGTCGGCACCGCCGAGGGCAAGTTCGCGCCCGGCTGGACCGTCCAGGAGACCACCGAGGTCGCGGCGGGTTCCGGACGCGGGTTGCAGGGCGTCAACTGCTCCGCGCCCGACACGGAGTTCTGGTTCCCGGGCGCGAGCACGGCCGCCGACCGCACCGACTACGTCCACCTGACCAACCCCGACGACTCCGCCGCCGTCGTCGACATCGAGCTCTACGGCAAGGACGGCGCCCTGGACTCCACCCTGGGGGAGGGCATCACCGTCGCGCCGCACTCCAGCGACCCGATCCTGCTGTCCACGCTCACCGAGGAGAAGCAGGAGAACCTCACCGTCCATGTGAACGTCCGCAGCGGGCGCGTGGGCGCGGCCGTGCAGGCGCTGGACGACAAGCTCGGCGGTGACTGGCTGGCCGCGTCCACCGACCCGTCCGGCAGCCTGGTGCTGCCCGGCATCCCGAAGGACGCCACCGCCGTGCGCCTGGTCGCCTTCGCGCCCGGCGAGTCCGACGCCGACCTGAAGGTGCAGCTCGCGTCCCCGTCCGGTCTGATCACCCCGGCCGGCAACGAGACGCTGCACGTGAAGGCGGGCATGACGGCCTCCGCCGACCTCGGCGACGTCACGCGCGGGGAGGCCGGTTCGCTGGTCCTGACCCCCACCGACACCTCCGTGCCCGTGGTCGCCGCGCTGCGGGTCGTCCGCGGCAAGGGCGACGACCAGGAAACGGCCTTCATCCCGGCCACGCGTCCCGTAGGCACGCGCGCGACGGTCGCCGACAACAGCGCCAAGGGCACCACGCTCTCCCTGACCGCCCCCACGCGCGGGGCCACCGTCAAGGTCACGGCCTCGGCGGGCAGCGAGGGCGGCGAGGCCGTCTCGAAGACGTTCACCCTCAAGGCGGGCACCACGCAGAACGTGGAGGCCCCGACCCCGACCGGCCTCAAGGGCACGTACGCCCTCACGGTGGAGCACGTCTCGGGAGGCCCGGTCTACGGCGCCCGCACCCTGGCGGCGACGGAGGACGGCATCCCGGGCTTCACGATCCAGACCCTCCCGAACGACCGGGGCATGGTGGCCGTGCCGGACGCGGACGAGGACCTGTCGGTGCTCCAGAAGTAG
- a CDS encoding metallopeptidase family protein, translated as MDNPVPPRATGPGPRRRDRHGRGMRGPIAPPQVPLAASRAEAFADLVQDSVERLERRWPQLADIDFLVLEVPRLDGQSWNDEAVPLGGTIPAREGRPARVVVYRRPVEIRTKGRDERAALVHEVVVEQVAEVLGLTPETVDPRYGED; from the coding sequence ATGGACAACCCCGTACCGCCCCGTGCCACCGGCCCCGGGCCCCGCCGCCGTGATCGCCACGGACGAGGCATGCGCGGCCCGATCGCCCCGCCGCAGGTGCCGCTCGCCGCAAGCCGGGCCGAGGCGTTCGCGGACCTGGTGCAGGACTCGGTGGAGCGCCTGGAGCGGCGCTGGCCGCAGCTCGCCGACATCGATTTCCTGGTCCTGGAGGTGCCTCGGCTGGACGGGCAGTCCTGGAACGACGAGGCGGTGCCGCTCGGCGGGACGATCCCCGCACGTGAGGGGCGCCCCGCGCGCGTGGTCGTCTACCGGCGTCCGGTGGAGATCCGCACCAAGGGGCGCGACGAGCGGGCGGCGCTGGTGCACGAGGTCGTCGTGGAGCAGGTGGCCGAAGTGCTGGGGCTCACTCCCGAGACCGTCGACCCCCGGTACGGCGAGGACTGA
- a CDS encoding DUF3499 domain-containing protein: MSPVRRCSRTACGRPAVATLTYVYADSTAVLGPLATYAEPHCYDLCAEHSERLTAPRGWEVVRLLDGSAPARPSGDDLEALANAVREAARPQERAAEAGGARRADPMEVARRGHLRVLRSPDN; encoded by the coding sequence GTGAGCCCTGTACGTCGCTGTTCGCGCACCGCTTGCGGCCGTCCCGCCGTCGCGACGCTGACGTACGTCTACGCCGACTCGACCGCGGTCCTCGGCCCGCTCGCCACCTACGCCGAACCCCACTGCTACGACCTGTGCGCCGAGCACTCCGAGCGCCTCACCGCCCCGCGCGGCTGGGAGGTCGTCCGGCTCCTCGACGGCTCGGCCCCGGCCCGGCCCAGCGGGGACGATCTGGAAGCGCTTGCCAACGCCGTGCGTGAGGCGGCCCGTCCGCAGGAGCGCGCCGCCGAGGCCGGCGGTGCCCGGCGGGCCGACCCGATGGAGGTCGCGCGCCGCGGTCATCTCCGGGTGCTGCGCTCTCCCGACAACTGA